In the Leishmania mexicana MHOM/GT/2001/U1103 complete genome, chromosome 34 genome, ctgccaccgccgccgccgccgccgtagccACCACTCTCTTGGGAGGACCACAGGCTACGCTTCTGCTCTTCCAGCTGCTCGCGAGACTCGCGCAGCACCCGTGCCCTCACAGTGTTGCCGGGCGACGCGTCAGCGTCTTTCCCGGGCGTGCCAAACGCCTTCTTGATGTGTGCCTTCTGCTCATCGCTCAGCTTGTTGGGCATCTTGAGGTGGGTGAAGATATAGACATCACCGCGCTCCCCGGAGGTGCCAGGCAAGCCCTCTCCAGTTATCTTGATCACCCCTTCTGGCTTCAAAATTTGATCGGCCGATGTCTCCACGTTGACGGTGCGGCCGTCGAGCAACTTCAGCGGCATGTGCAGCCCCAGaagcgcctcctgcagcgtcaccTCCTTGTTAACAATGAGGTCGTTGCCGCGACGCTGAAAGACACGGTGGGGACTTAGCTCGACGTGCAAGTGCATGtctgctggcggcgcgccaGGGATcgtgccgccctcgccgcgcACTACAAGTGTCACATTCGACGGCACCCCGGCTGGGATGTCAATGGTGACGTCCTGCGATACGGTGCGGTAGCCCTTGCCGTGACACTTGTGGCATTGATCCTCCGGCTTCGCCActgtgccggtgccgcggcaccgcggGCACTCGGAGATCGTCTGCTGCACCATGCCGGGGCCCATCCGGTGCTGTTGCACAACGTGCCCGGACCCGTTGCACTGGGTGCACTTAGGTTTCTCGGTCTTGCTTTTGGTACCGAAGCCAGTGCAATCCGAGCACACCTGCGGGCGGTTCACGCGCATCGTCTTGGTCACGCCCTTGTACACGTCCTCCAGCGTCAACCGCGTCCGCACCTCCAACGGCTGGAGTGTGGGCGTACCCTGGCGGCCAccggggccgccgccgaacATATCGCCAAACCCGCCCATCCCACCCATTCCGCCGCGGAAAAACTCGGCAAAGATGTCCTCAGCGGAGCGGCCACCTGCGCCGAAGCCACCCATGCCTGCGCCGCCCATGTTCGGGTTCGTGGCCGCCTCGGATCCGTACTGGTCGTACACCTTCCTCTTGTCGGGGTTACTAAGCACCTCGTAGGCCTCGGCCACCTCTGCAAATTCCTCCTTGTTACCGCCCTGGTCCGGGTGGGTCTCTAACGCGCGCTTCCGATAAGCTTTCTTAATGTCCTTCAAGTCGGAGTTTCGATCGACGCCGAGCATCTTGTAGTAGTCTTTGTTGCCGCTCGAGTACGAACGGACGGGGGTGGTGG is a window encoding:
- a CDS encoding putative chaperone protein DNAj, with the protein product MFRHLSALTARRACAWSAGASLSGAPGAPSTFCSSTTPVRSYSSGNKDYYKMLGVDRNSDLKDIKKAYRKRALETHPDQGGNKEEFAEVAEAYEVLSNPDKRKVYDQYGSEAATNPNMGGAGMGGFGAGGRSAEDIFAEFFRGGMGGMGGFGDMFGGGPGGRQGTPTLQPLEVRTRLTLEDVYKGVTKTMRVNRPQVCSDCTGFGTKSKTEKPKCTQCNGSGHVVQQHRMGPGMVQQTISECPRCRGTGTVAKPEDQCHKCHGKGYRTVSQDVTIDIPAGVPSNVTLVVRGEGGTIPGAPPADMHLHVELSPHRVFQRRGNDLIVNKEVTLQEALLGLHMPLKLLDGRTVNVETSADQILKPEGVIKITGEGLPGTSGERGDVYIFTHLKMPNKLSDEQKAHIKKAFGTPGKDADASPGNTVRARVLRESREQLEEQKRSLWSSQESGGYGGGGGGGSSRRSAGSTHGSGAQQVECATQ